The Persephonella sp. IF05-L8 genome contains a region encoding:
- the rpmD gene encoding 50S ribosomal protein L30 has protein sequence MKIKVKLVRGLAGKRKDQIQAVKSLGLKKINDERILEKNPMVLGNIRKAHHLIQVEEVE, from the coding sequence ATGAAAATAAAAGTAAAACTTGTCAGAGGACTGGCAGGAAAAAGGAAAGACCAGATACAGGCTGTTAAATCACTTGGACTAAAAAAGATTAATGATGAAAGAATTTTAGAGAAAAACCCCATGGTTCTGGGTAATATAAGAAAAGCTCATCACCTTATACAAGTGGAGGAAGTAGAATAA
- a CDS encoding adenylate kinase, translating into MARTYIFLGPPGAGKGTQAQRLVEEKGFVQISTGDILREAVKNGTELGKKAKEYMDAGKLVPDDIIIGIIKDKLKELEGKDIILDGFPRTIPQAEALDKMLPEVGRQLDGVILFDVPDEEVIKRLSGRRVDPKTGKVYHIIYNPPPPDVEVIQRDDDKEEVIKKRLEVYHSQTAPLIEYYKNQNKLLVIDATKSTDEVYKELLSVLK; encoded by the coding sequence ATGGCAAGGACATATATATTTCTGGGACCTCCAGGAGCAGGAAAAGGTACACAGGCTCAAAGACTTGTTGAAGAAAAAGGATTTGTTCAGATATCCACAGGGGATATCTTAAGGGAAGCTGTAAAAAATGGAACCGAGCTTGGCAAAAAAGCTAAAGAGTATATGGACGCAGGTAAACTTGTTCCTGATGATATTATAATTGGGATAATAAAGGATAAGCTCAAAGAGTTAGAAGGGAAAGATATTATATTAGATGGTTTTCCAAGGACTATACCACAGGCTGAAGCACTGGATAAAATGCTCCCTGAGGTTGGAAGACAGCTTGATGGGGTTATACTTTTTGATGTTCCAGATGAAGAAGTAATAAAAAGACTTTCAGGAAGAAGGGTAGACCCAAAAACAGGAAAGGTATATCACATAATATACAATCCTCCTCCCCCAGATGTAGAAGTTATCCAGAGGGATGACGACAAAGAGGAAGTAATCAAAAAAAGACTTGAAGTTTATCACTCACAGACAGCACCTCTTATTGAATATTACAAAAATCAGAATAAATTACTGGTCATAGACGCAACCAAATCTACAGATGAAGTTTACAAAGAACTTCTATCTGTGCTAAAATAA
- a CDS encoding branched-chain amino acid transaminase, whose translation MEYVYFEGKIVPEDEAKISIKTNSLHYGTAIFEGIRAYYDKDTDKMWGLFFKEHYQRLFQNMKVLNMEIEESIDDLVEITKELILINKIKSDIYIRPLVYFADLKISPKLIGYTAKIAIYTYPLGDYIDINEGIKAIVSSWTRLNDNMIPPRLKVAGAYVNSAFSKTEAILAGADEAIVLNKNGYVSEGSAENIFIVRNGKLITPPVSDDILEGITRNAIITIAKDLGYEVEERHIARTELYVADEVFFCGTGAQVSPVVEIDNRKIGDGKPGKITKEIQNVYFDAVRGKIEKYRDWVIPIE comes from the coding sequence ATCAGCATAAAAACAAACTCTTTGCATTACGGGACGGCGATTTTTGAAGGTATCAGAGCATATTATGATAAGGATACTGATAAAATGTGGGGGCTCTTTTTTAAAGAGCACTACCAGAGGCTTTTCCAGAATATGAAAGTCTTAAATATGGAAATTGAAGAAAGTATTGATGACCTTGTGGAAATAACAAAAGAGCTGATACTGATAAATAAAATAAAATCTGATATCTATATCAGACCTCTGGTTTACTTTGCTGACCTGAAAATCAGTCCAAAATTAATTGGATACACTGCAAAAATTGCCATTTACACATATCCACTGGGAGATTATATAGACATAAATGAAGGAATTAAAGCCATTGTTTCCTCATGGACAAGATTAAATGATAATATGATACCCCCAAGGCTAAAGGTTGCCGGTGCTTATGTAAACAGTGCTTTTTCAAAAACAGAAGCAATTCTGGCAGGGGCAGATGAGGCAATAGTTTTAAACAAAAATGGTTATGTGTCAGAAGGTTCAGCAGAGAATATTTTTATTGTGAGAAATGGAAAACTGATAACTCCCCCGGTATCTGACGATATTCTTGAGGGAATTACCAGAAACGCAATAATCACAATAGCTAAAGACCTTGGATACGAAGTTGAAGAAAGGCATATAGCAAGAACAGAGCTTTATGTAGCTGATGAGGTATTTTTCTGTGGAACAGGTGCACAGGTTTCCCCTGTAGTTGAGATTGATAACAGAAAAATAGGAGATGGAAAACCAGGAAAAATAACAAAAGAGATACAAAATGTTTATTTTGATGCCGTTAGAGGCAAAATAGAAAAATATCGTGATTGGGTGATACCAATAGAGTGA
- the rpsM gene encoding 30S ribosomal protein S13, whose product MARIAGVDLPDRKRLEIALTYIYGIGKTRAKEILEKTGIDGMKRVGELTPDELNAIRKFIEQNYKVEGDLRREVAVNIKRLMDMGCYRGIRHRLGLPVRGQRTKTNAKTRRKFTGRIKRR is encoded by the coding sequence ATGGCTCGTATAGCTGGTGTAGATTTACCAGATAGAAAAAGACTGGAAATAGCCCTTACCTATATTTATGGAATAGGAAAGACAAGAGCTAAAGAAATTCTGGAAAAAACTGGAATAGATGGAATGAAAAGAGTTGGGGAATTAACCCCAGATGAACTTAATGCAATCAGGAAGTTTATAGAACAGAATTACAAGGTTGAAGGTGACCTTAGAAGAGAAGTTGCTGTTAATATCAAAAGACTTATGGATATGGGTTGCTACAGGGGTATCAGACACAGACTTGGTCTTCCTGTTAGAGGACAGAGAACCAAAACCAATGCAAAAACCAGAAGAAAATTCACAGGAAGAATTAAAAGAAGGTAA
- the rplQ gene encoding 50S ribosomal protein L17, producing the protein MRHRVKTKSFHRKKEHREALFVNLAIALIEHGRIETTLPKAKALRPFVEKLVTLAKKETVHARRLLNSRLRNNTKAATKLFKEIAPLFKERNGGYTRIYKLDKRRRGDDAEMAIIEFVEYPGREE; encoded by the coding sequence ATGAGACATAGAGTAAAAACAAAAAGCTTCCACAGAAAAAAGGAACACAGAGAAGCGTTATTTGTAAATCTTGCTATTGCACTTATTGAACACGGAAGAATTGAAACAACTCTTCCAAAGGCCAAAGCCCTGAGACCTTTTGTTGAGAAACTTGTTACACTGGCTAAAAAAGAAACAGTTCATGCAAGAAGACTGCTTAATTCAAGACTTAGAAACAATACAAAAGCAGCAACAAAACTATTTAAAGAAATAGCTCCACTTTTCAAAGAAAGAAACGGTGGATACACCAGAATATACAAGCTGGATAAAAGAAGAAGAGGCGATGATGCCGAAATGGCAATAATTGAGTTCGTTGAATATCCTGGTAGAGAAGAATAA
- the truD gene encoding tRNA pseudouridine(13) synthase TruD, with protein MNLEKHIKQKPSDFIVEEVLDYNLSHSGKCQLYQLKKTNLSTLQVVRFLSGLFKIKPSDIGFAGLKDKFAITTQYLSFPANINIPDHLCFVNKAGRLVETDKLDFFKQQGFCIKKIGYINNPINLGDNTGNNFTIKITSLTKQHKRLIYENLDIVKKYGCANYFGEQRFGSVKGRNDFIFRYLLEGKYEKALKTYFSIKGNIKNWSNWQQLYKDLKGNLEQYEKDLILGLKRGLPPEKAIRILPKNIRLMFNFAFQSYLWNEYLRKYIEAKCPYKRVPFIHNWKLSFYLEVDDIEYLKNLEIPYTAQEYKPQDKFLQKIIEDTLKENNVYPEYFEKEVAGIKVLTDGLRKAIFFPENLKIKGKTKNSITLSFFLPTGSYATILLRNLLF; from the coding sequence ATGAACCTTGAAAAACATATAAAACAAAAACCATCAGATTTTATTGTAGAAGAAGTTCTTGATTATAACCTATCACATTCAGGTAAATGCCAGTTATACCAGCTAAAAAAAACAAATCTATCAACTCTTCAGGTGGTCAGATTTTTATCCGGCCTTTTTAAGATAAAACCTTCAGATATAGGCTTTGCAGGTTTAAAAGATAAGTTTGCTATAACGACACAGTATTTGTCTTTTCCTGCAAATATAAACATTCCAGACCACTTATGTTTTGTTAATAAGGCAGGTAGACTGGTAGAAACAGATAAACTGGATTTTTTCAAACAGCAGGGATTTTGCATTAAAAAAATTGGTTATATAAACAACCCTATTAATCTGGGGGACAACACAGGAAATAATTTCACCATAAAAATAACCAGTCTTACAAAACAGCATAAAAGGTTAATCTATGAAAATCTTGATATTGTCAAAAAATACGGGTGTGCAAATTATTTTGGTGAACAGAGATTTGGCAGTGTAAAGGGTAGAAATGATTTTATATTCAGATACCTTCTTGAAGGAAAGTATGAAAAAGCCCTTAAAACATACTTTTCTATAAAAGGAAATATAAAAAACTGGAGCAACTGGCAACAACTTTATAAAGACCTGAAAGGAAATCTTGAACAGTATGAAAAAGATTTAATTCTTGGTCTTAAAAGAGGTCTTCCTCCAGAAAAAGCAATCAGAATACTTCCTAAAAATATCAGACTTATGTTTAATTTTGCCTTTCAGTCATATTTATGGAATGAGTATCTCAGAAAATATATTGAAGCAAAATGCCCATACAAAAGAGTTCCTTTCATCCATAACTGGAAACTCAGCTTTTATCTTGAGGTTGACGATATAGAATATCTGAAAAATCTGGAAATTCCTTACACAGCACAGGAATACAAACCACAGGATAAGTTCTTACAAAAAATAATAGAAGACACCCTTAAAGAAAATAATGTTTATCCAGAATATTTTGAAAAAGAAGTTGCAGGTATAAAGGTCTTAACAGATGGCCTTAGAAAAGCAATATTTTTCCCTGAAAACCTTAAAATAAAAGGGAAAACCAAAAACTCAATCACCCTTAGCTTTTTCCTCCCTACCGGGAGCTACGCCACTATTCTTCTGAGAAATCTCCTTTTCTGA
- the rpsD gene encoding 30S ribosomal protein S4, with translation MGRYLGPLTKVSRRLGVFVGGNLKAFQNRNFPPGQHGRVQGRKVKLSDYAVRLQEKQKLRYLYGGLREKQFKRYFDEAARIAGIKGGNTGQIFLQLLERRLDNVVYRLGFAKTRRQARQLVRHGHFLVNGRKVDIPSYRVKPGDIIEVREKSRKSPLFKENLENRDPRSIPNWLELDKDNFRGKVLEIPQEIELEIPVNVQLIIEYYSM, from the coding sequence ATGGGTAGATATTTAGGACCTTTAACAAAAGTAAGTAGAAGACTTGGCGTTTTCGTTGGCGGAAACTTAAAAGCATTTCAAAATAGAAACTTCCCACCAGGACAACACGGAAGAGTTCAGGGAAGAAAAGTAAAACTTTCTGACTATGCTGTTCGTCTTCAGGAAAAGCAAAAACTGAGATACCTTTACGGTGGTTTAAGGGAAAAACAGTTCAAAAGATATTTTGATGAAGCTGCAAGAATAGCAGGTATCAAAGGTGGAAACACAGGTCAGATTTTCCTTCAGCTCCTTGAAAGAAGACTGGATAATGTTGTTTACAGACTTGGTTTTGCCAAAACAAGAAGACAGGCAAGACAGCTTGTTAGACATGGACATTTCCTTGTAAATGGTAGAAAGGTGGATATTCCTTCTTACAGAGTTAAGCCGGGAGATATTATTGAAGTGAGAGAAAAAAGCAGAAAATCTCCATTATTTAAGGAAAATCTGGAAAATAGAGACCCAAGAAGTATTCCAAACTGGCTTGAACTGGATAAGGATAATTTCAGAGGAAAAGTTCTGGAAATTCCACAGGAAATAGAGCTTGAAATTCCAGTAAATGTCCAGCTGATTATTGAGTACTACTCAATGTAA
- the map gene encoding type I methionyl aminopeptidase — translation MIELKSKDDIEKLRKANKIVAEILQIIKEETRPGMTGVDLDDIARKEAEKRGVKPAFLGLYGFPAALCVSINEEIVHGIPKKNKILKEGDIVSIDFGVVYDGWYGDAAISYVVGDKISDRKKRLLEGVEKALMAGIEKCVPGNTVKDIAAAIEGTLEAYRLAPICDYGGHGIGRKPHEEPHVSNCVANAENIVLKPGMVLAIEPMATLGRRKNFYRKLKDGWTVVSKEKAMAAHFEHSVAITENGPDILSKLD, via the coding sequence ATGATTGAATTAAAAAGCAAAGATGATATAGAGAAACTTAGAAAAGCGAATAAGATTGTTGCAGAAATACTCCAGATTATAAAAGAAGAAACCAGGCCTGGAATGACAGGTGTTGATTTAGATGATATAGCCAGAAAGGAAGCAGAGAAAAGAGGAGTTAAGCCTGCTTTTTTAGGTTTGTACGGATTTCCAGCAGCTTTATGTGTTTCTATAAATGAAGAGATTGTACACGGTATTCCTAAAAAGAATAAGATTTTAAAAGAAGGGGATATAGTCAGTATAGATTTTGGTGTTGTTTATGATGGCTGGTATGGAGATGCTGCTATTTCCTATGTGGTTGGAGATAAAATAAGCGATAGAAAAAAAAGACTACTGGAAGGCGTTGAAAAGGCTCTAATGGCTGGTATAGAAAAATGCGTTCCAGGTAATACTGTAAAAGATATTGCGGCTGCTATAGAAGGCACGTTGGAGGCCTACCGACTTGCCCCTATTTGTGATTATGGGGGACATGGAATTGGGCGTAAGCCACATGAGGAGCCACACGTTTCAAACTGTGTGGCAAATGCTGAAAATATTGTTTTAAAGCCAGGTATGGTTCTTGCTATAGAACCAATGGCTACACTTGGTAGAAGGAAAAACTTCTACCGTAAATTAAAGGATGGCTGGACTGTGGTTTCAAAGGAAAAAGCTATGGCTGCTCATTTTGAGCATTCTGTAGCCATTACAGAAAATGGTCCAGACATACTTTCTAAACTTGATTAG
- the infA gene encoding translation initiation factor IF-1 yields the protein MAKKKKKEEKEKGIVVEGTVEEALPNAMFRVKLDTGHEVLAHVSGKMRMHFIRILPGDRVKVELSPYDLTRGRIIFRM from the coding sequence ATGGCTAAGAAAAAGAAGAAGGAAGAAAAGGAAAAAGGTATAGTTGTTGAAGGAACTGTAGAAGAAGCTCTCCCAAATGCTATGTTCAGGGTTAAACTGGACACAGGGCATGAAGTGCTTGCCCACGTTTCAGGAAAGATGAGAATGCATTTTATCCGTATTTTACCTGGAGACAGGGTAAAGGTGGAACTATCACCTTACGACCTGACCAGAGGAAGAATAATATTTAGAATGTGA
- a CDS encoding DNA-directed RNA polymerase subunit alpha — translation MPFLEFIKPNKIYWDESTKTENYGKLFVEPLERGYGITLGNALRRVLLSSLESGAITAVKIQGVAHEFTTIDGVLEDVSEIILNLKQIKFKMEEGLDSDIAILEFKGPGEIKASDIKVSSGIQIVDPDIHIATVEDNVEVKMELRIEKGRGYVMVEEMEPPTEIGWIPIDTAFSPIKKCTFKVEPTRVGEKTNYDKLILEFYTDGTITPEEALTKATNILIEHFQLLLNPTTRKVEVVKRAEPESIAEKIEADKLSLAIEELEISSRATNTLKKLGIQTIGDLVKMTEEDLKEAKSIGRKALKEIKEALAELGLELAPSPTKKE, via the coding sequence ATGCCTTTTTTAGAATTTATTAAACCTAATAAGATTTACTGGGATGAATCAACAAAAACAGAAAATTATGGAAAGTTATTTGTTGAACCTCTTGAAAGAGGCTATGGTATAACGCTGGGTAATGCTCTCAGGAGAGTTTTACTTTCCTCTCTGGAAAGTGGTGCTATAACAGCTGTTAAAATACAGGGAGTAGCCCATGAGTTTACAACAATAGATGGTGTTCTGGAAGATGTATCTGAAATAATTCTTAACCTGAAACAGATTAAATTTAAAATGGAAGAAGGTTTAGATAGCGATATTGCCATTCTTGAGTTTAAAGGACCAGGAGAAATAAAGGCATCTGATATAAAAGTATCATCTGGTATACAGATTGTTGACCCTGATATCCATATAGCCACTGTAGAAGACAATGTTGAAGTGAAAATGGAGCTCAGAATAGAAAAAGGTCGTGGATATGTAATGGTTGAGGAGATGGAGCCTCCAACAGAGATAGGTTGGATACCAATAGATACAGCTTTCTCACCAATTAAAAAATGCACATTCAAAGTTGAACCAACAAGAGTTGGGGAAAAGACAAACTACGATAAACTTATACTTGAGTTCTACACAGATGGCACAATTACACCTGAAGAAGCATTAACAAAAGCGACAAACATACTTATAGAACATTTCCAGCTTTTACTTAACCCAACCACAAGAAAGGTTGAAGTTGTAAAAAGAGCTGAGCCTGAAAGCATTGCAGAAAAAATAGAAGCAGATAAGCTTTCTCTGGCAATAGAAGAGCTTGAAATATCTTCAAGGGCTACAAATACACTGAAAAAACTTGGTATCCAGACAATTGGTGACCTTGTAAAAATGACTGAAGAAGACCTTAAGGAAGCCAAAAGTATAGGAAGAAAGGCCTTAAAAGAAATTAAAGAAGCCCTTGCTGAACTTGGACTTGAACTTGCACCATCCCCAACAAAAAAAGAATAA
- the rpmJ gene encoding 50S ribosomal protein L36: MKVRSSVKKRCEKCRIIKRNGRVMVICENPRHKQKQG, translated from the coding sequence ATGAAAGTAAGGTCTTCAGTTAAAAAAAGATGTGAAAAATGCAGAATAATCAAAAGAAATGGCAGAGTTATGGTTATCTGTGAAAACCCAAGACACAAACAAAAACAAGGATAA
- the secY gene encoding preprotein translocase subunit SecY translates to MINQIKNILEIQDLRKRILYTLIMLAVYRLGTHIPVPGIDTANIAQYFNAAGGALFNIYNLFSGGALGRLSVFALGIMPYISAAIIMQLLTAVIPTLERYQKEEGDYGRWKITQYTRYLTIAIAGLQSFVLATWISNITTETGQHLISMSPIFFVILTTIIITTGVVFLMWIGERITEFGIGNGISIIILASIAAGIPNAIYTTYTQLRTGELSVLNGGLAIAIIIIVIAGIIYIQEAERRIPINYARRNIGSLGETATYIPFKLNPAGVIPIIFAVAILMFPATIATMFVEQSKIARIIADIFSPQSYIYFLIYVVLIIFFSYFYTAILVNPTEIADNLRKSGAFIPGVRAGSQTAEYLNYVLTRIVFVGSIFLAAIAVLPMILIKMLHVPFYFGGTSALIVVVVALDTLHQIEAHLAMKKYEGFLKRS, encoded by the coding sequence TTGATTAATCAAATAAAAAATATTCTGGAAATACAGGATTTAAGAAAGAGAATCCTGTATACACTTATAATGCTTGCAGTATACAGGCTGGGAACACATATACCTGTTCCCGGCATTGATACTGCCAATATAGCCCAGTATTTTAACGCAGCTGGGGGAGCTTTATTCAATATCTATAATCTTTTTTCCGGTGGTGCACTGGGAAGATTATCAGTATTTGCACTTGGTATAATGCCTTATATATCTGCTGCAATTATTATGCAGCTACTTACAGCTGTAATTCCGACTTTGGAACGTTATCAGAAAGAAGAAGGTGATTACGGTAGATGGAAGATTACCCAATATACAAGGTATCTCACTATTGCTATCGCTGGACTTCAATCATTTGTGCTGGCAACCTGGATTAGTAATATAACCACAGAAACAGGTCAACATCTAATATCTATGTCTCCTATTTTCTTTGTTATCCTTACAACAATTATTATTACCACTGGTGTTGTCTTTTTAATGTGGATAGGTGAAAGAATAACAGAGTTTGGGATAGGAAATGGAATTTCCATAATTATTCTTGCAAGTATTGCCGCTGGAATTCCTAATGCTATATATACAACATACACACAGTTAAGAACAGGAGAACTAAGCGTATTAAATGGTGGCCTTGCAATAGCCATAATTATCATAGTTATTGCAGGTATTATATATATCCAGGAAGCAGAAAGGAGAATACCAATAAATTATGCCAGAAGAAATATTGGCTCACTGGGAGAAACAGCCACTTATATACCATTTAAACTAAACCCTGCAGGTGTTATTCCTATTATATTTGCTGTTGCTATCCTGATGTTCCCTGCAACAATTGCTACTATGTTTGTTGAACAGAGTAAAATTGCCCGAATTATCGCTGATATATTTTCTCCACAAAGCTATATATATTTTCTTATCTATGTAGTACTAATCATATTTTTCTCATATTTCTACACAGCAATACTGGTAAATCCTACGGAAATTGCAGATAATTTACGAAAAAGTGGAGCATTTATCCCAGGGGTTAGAGCAGGTTCACAAACAGCAGAATACTTAAATTATGTTTTAACAAGAATAGTTTTTGTAGGCTCAATTTTCCTTGCTGCAATTGCTGTCCTTCCAATGATTTTAATTAAAATGCTCCATGTTCCATTTTACTTTGGTGGAACATCTGCACTGATTGTGGTTGTGGTTGCATTAGATACATTACATCAGATAGAGGCTCACCTTGCTATGAAAAAATATGAAGGATTTCTTAAGAGGAGTTAG
- the rplO gene encoding 50S ribosomal protein L15, with protein MKLHELRPAEGATHRKKRVGRGIGSGHGKTSTRGHKGQKSRRGYGDLPAFFEGGQTPFIMRIPKRGFKSPNKKEYEIVNLKTLEERFEANEEVTPEILKNKRIIHCTEAVKILGDGELTKPLKVKAHKFSKSAEEKIKAAGGSCEVIE; from the coding sequence ATAAAACTGCATGAACTCAGACCTGCAGAAGGAGCTACCCACAGAAAAAAAAGAGTGGGTAGAGGTATAGGTTCAGGACACGGAAAAACTTCAACAAGAGGACATAAGGGACAGAAATCAAGAAGAGGATATGGTGACCTTCCAGCATTCTTTGAAGGAGGTCAAACACCATTTATTATGAGAATTCCCAAAAGAGGATTTAAAAGTCCAAATAAAAAAGAGTATGAAATTGTAAATCTCAAAACATTAGAAGAAAGATTTGAAGCCAACGAAGAAGTAACACCTGAAATCCTCAAAAATAAAAGGATAATCCACTGCACAGAAGCAGTAAAAATCCTTGGTGATGGTGAACTTACAAAACCACTCAAAGTAAAAGCACATAAGTTCTCTAAATCTGCTGAAGAAAAAATCAAAGCTGCAGGTGGGAGCTGCGAGGTAATAGAATAA
- a CDS encoding YggT family protein — protein MFILANFIEAVSRILDIALTIYMWIVIVSALLSWVNPDPHNPIVRFLYNATEPVYRKIRKIIPTVYGGIDIAPIIVLFIIMFLQYFLVPSLYELAIRLRYAG, from the coding sequence ATGTTTATACTGGCGAATTTCATAGAGGCGGTGTCCAGAATACTGGACATCGCCTTAACTATTTATATGTGGATTGTAATCGTATCAGCCCTTTTATCCTGGGTTAATCCAGACCCTCATAACCCTATAGTCCGTTTTCTTTACAATGCCACTGAACCAGTTTACAGAAAAATCAGGAAAATTATTCCTACAGTATATGGTGGAATAGATATAGCTCCTATAATAGTTCTGTTTATCATAATGTTTCTTCAATACTTCCTTGTTCCATCTCTCTATGAGCTTGCAATCAGGCTTAGATATGCAGGCTGA
- the rpsK gene encoding 30S ribosomal protein S11 has protein sequence MMAKKRKRSAKKVKRTVPYGIAHIQATFNNTIVTITDKEGNVLTWASGGTEGFKGTRKSTPYAAQKAAEKAAKRAMDEFGMKDIEVWVKGPGAGRESAIRTLAATGLNIKVIKDVTPIPHNGCRPPSKRRV, from the coding sequence ATCATGGCTAAAAAAAGAAAAAGAAGTGCTAAAAAAGTAAAAAGAACCGTTCCATACGGAATAGCTCATATACAGGCTACATTTAATAACACAATTGTTACAATCACTGACAAAGAAGGTAATGTTCTCACATGGGCTTCTGGAGGAACCGAAGGCTTTAAGGGAACAAGAAAATCCACTCCATACGCTGCTCAGAAAGCTGCTGAAAAGGCTGCTAAAAGAGCAATGGATGAATTTGGGATGAAAGATATTGAGGTCTGGGTTAAAGGACCAGGAGCAGGAAGAGAGTCTGCAATAAGAACTCTTGCTGCCACAGGACTTAACATAAAAGTAATTAAAGACGTAACACCAATCCCACACAACGGATGTCGTCCACCAAGCAAAAGGAGGGTGTAA
- the rpsE gene encoding 30S ribosomal protein S5, which produces MGAKSIERLIEERQKIQPINPAELQLEEKVVEIRRTTRVVEGGRRFSFSTLAVVGDRNGHVGFGHGKANEVPPSIAKAIAEAKKHLIKVPLIEGTLPHDVIGEYESAVVLLKPARRGTGVVAGGPVRPVLELLGVTDILTKIISRTTNPNNIVRAVFDALLKVQSPEDVAKVRGIDEEKLRKNYKIYASSPIVK; this is translated from the coding sequence ATGGGAGCAAAAAGCATAGAAAGACTTATTGAAGAAAGACAAAAAATCCAACCTATAAATCCTGCAGAACTTCAACTTGAGGAAAAAGTAGTTGAAATCAGAAGAACAACCAGGGTTGTTGAAGGTGGTAGAAGATTTTCTTTCTCAACACTGGCAGTAGTCGGGGATAGAAACGGTCATGTTGGATTTGGACATGGGAAAGCAAATGAAGTTCCACCTTCAATAGCAAAAGCAATAGCCGAGGCAAAAAAACATTTAATAAAAGTTCCTCTTATAGAAGGAACACTTCCCCACGATGTGATAGGGGAATATGAATCTGCAGTAGTTCTTCTTAAACCTGCCAGAAGAGGTACCGGTGTTGTGGCAGGTGGACCAGTAAGACCTGTGCTTGAGCTCCTTGGGGTTACAGACATCCTCACAAAAATTATAAGCAGAACCACAAACCCAAATAACATAGTAAGAGCTGTTTTTGATGCTCTTTTAAAAGTTCAATCTCCTGAAGATGTTGCAAAAGTAAGGGGAATTGATGAAGAAAAACTTAGAAAAAACTACAAAATATATGCATCTTCTCCAATAGTTAAGTAG
- the rplR gene encoding 50S ribosomal protein L18: MAVKTRRQKRIIRHKRIRKKVFGTAERPRMAFFKSLNNLYVQIIDDEAGKTLVSASTIDKDFVEKYGVRGGKNIEMAKKLGEFIAEKALAKGIERVVFDRGGFIYHGKVKAFAEAAREKGLKF, translated from the coding sequence ATGGCAGTAAAAACAAGAAGACAGAAAAGAATAATAAGACATAAAAGAATAAGAAAAAAGGTTTTTGGAACTGCAGAAAGGCCAAGAATGGCGTTTTTCAAAAGTCTGAACAACCTTTATGTCCAGATTATTGATGATGAAGCTGGAAAAACACTGGTAAGTGCTTCAACTATTGATAAAGATTTTGTTGAGAAATACGGAGTTAGAGGCGGCAAAAACATAGAAATGGCCAAAAAGCTTGGTGAATTCATAGCTGAAAAAGCCCTTGCAAAAGGAATAGAAAGGGTTGTTTTTGATAGAGGTGGTTTTATCTACCACGGTAAAGTTAAAGCTTTCGCTGAAGCAGCAAGAGAAAAAGGATTAAAATTCTAA